In the genome of Podospora pseudocomata strain CBS 415.72m chromosome 7, whole genome shotgun sequence, the window TGACTGGTTTGTTATTCGCGATGGTGTCTGGAGTTTTGAGGGGATGAaatgaggagaggagaggagtggagggaggtggggggtacatagttggtggtgacattgctttttgtttttgagggTTATGGGAGGAGATAAGAGAGGTGTGAATATAATATTTTTGATATTTCCTGCGACtatggatgatgatgctaGCTAGCTAGGTATGATCCGCCAAACTTGATATGTCTGCTTCCCTGTCTGTCTgtgctttcttttttcgcCTTGGGATATTCCGATCGTCGGGTGTGTGTTTTCAATCAGGTGGGATATTTGGGGGCAACGGCTTTTTCATGGGGCGtcagtgtggtggtggctcagTGGTGGATGTTTTTTCTTTGATGAACGCCTCGAGATGTTCAACTCGTTTTGTTGAGGCGCTGATGGTGGTTGTCTGTTGGCACCCGTGGTGTGAATCCCTCAGTATCTTCCCCCATGCTTCCACTTTGGCGAGTCGGAACGGCGGTGATCTGGGCGAATTCGTGCCAGTAGCGGGCCCGTTGCTTGAAGAACACGGCCTCGTCGGTATCATTGCGGAAGCGGTGTTGGGTATCGAGgatttttgctttttgtaTCCGGAGGAGGTTCTTGTGCTATTTGTTGCTGTTTAGTTGCTCTAGGAGGCTGTCGATGGTGCGGGGGGAGACgtgggagggggcggtgggatGACATTTTTGTGAGCAGGGAGTTTTGGCTTTGTCTTGTTTtgatgggggttgatggagacggaaaagggtggtggttgatggtggactTGGGCGGGTTGAGAGCTGGGGAGTTACTCGTGGGTGGGAAGTAAGGCAGGAATTTGTTGGTAAAaggatgttgctggtggtggatatgTAGTGGGAACGGTGAGATATGTGTCTTTCACGGGACTCTGAGAGAAAGAGTGAGAAGGGCTGTTGGTCAAGTATCACTTTGTTTTTGGAGGTTTCGCGGATGATTAAGGCAAGGTAGGTATATCTTTGTGATGACCCGTTCAACTATGGGTGCTGATGCGGCTATGACTGTGAGGCAAACTTCTGACTGTTCCTTCCCAGATCTTTCTCGATGTGCGCAGTGTTTGTCCGGCAGTTTCCTAGCTTCCTGGTACCTTGCACCGGTTATGAGCGATACTCTAGCTCAACGGGCATCCGCGTCTCCAGCAGTGACCGCTAGCTCAATGGTAGATGCCGCAGAGGCAAAGGCAGAGAACTTCTTGATGGACGTCTCGAGCTGCTCAGCCCTTTTAGCGAGAGTGTCGATTGCTGTCTCTTGTTTAGCAGCTAGagtgttgctggtgctgttAACCTCGAGGTATTCCAGACATTCCTTCAGTTCCCCGATGTCTGTTTGTTGCTCGGCTACGGTCTGGCCGGTGGTTTCGTCCTCGAGATCTTCCAGGCGTTCCTCCAGGCCCCTGATGATTTTCTGTTGCTTGGTGAGGACaggttggaggttggtgtCGTGGAGGTTATCAACCTGCTGTCCTCGAGATGACCAAATCCGCTTCAGCAGGGCGCCGATGGTTTTTTGTTGATCGGCCATGGTGTTTTTAGTGCAGATGCCCTCAAGATCCTCGACACGTTTCACCAGCGCGTCGATGGTAGTCTGTTGGCCGCTGTCTTCAGTCCGGGTGAAGATGCCATGAACTGCTATTCTGGAACCTATGCACCCGTGGTGCAACCGCCTCAGTCTCGTCTCGGATGACTCGATTTCCTTGTTCCTGGTTCCCAGCTTGGCGAGCCGGGCGAAAGCTTCCTTGGAGAAGTCGTGCCAGTAGTAAGCCCATGACCTGAGAAACTTGACCTCGTCTACACCATTGTATTTTCCATCCATCGTCGAGGGGAGGATTCTCGTCGTCCCAAATTTCTCTCCAATGCCACCTGAGAGTATTCTCGCcatttggaggaggattatCCATCAGGTAACGAAGATTGGGGTTGACGATATGGTGCATGGGATCCATTCTGCTGGGAAGTTCGTATGTCATCTTCgtgaagttgggtggtgtctGAGAGTTGGATTTCTTTGATGGGGCTTGATAGAGACGGGAGTGTTGCTGGCACTGGGCTTGGTAGCGTAGGGGTAGTGTTGAGTGGCAGTGGAGTTGTTAGTGCGTGGGAAATTGGGAGGAAATATTGCTGATGGAGGATCGGGATGGGACAGGTAGATAGATACACAGTGGCAATAGTGAAAGAGGTTCTTTCACGGAGATCTGAGAGAAATGGTGAAGACAGGGTAAGGTAAATGGCCGGGGAGTCATTCCTCTTGTTTTGGAAGGCTTTAAATGGGGGGAAAGCGAAAGAGTGTGGATACAATATTTGAGATGTCTCTTATGGTTGCTATGGCTATGGGTGTGACTGGATTGTGACGGGGAGTTGCTGCTGACCATTCTGTCCCTGAAGACTGTCTACCTAAAGTAACCTTCACTCCAACTAGTCAACCCCTAGTCACAAATCCAGCCAGTCGCACGCAGTACGTTGCATATTGTTTTCCTCAACCCTCAGCTTTAACTCCTCGACCTGCCTCTCCAGGCCTCCGATTACTATCTCCTGCTCAGCCACGGTATCTATGTTCTAGGTCATGTTTCAAGAAGTCGAGGGGCCATCTAGGACAAGGATCCCGGATGCACCGCTCGAGCACGGTTTATTTAGTTCCTGCGCACTCTCCTGttcctccactccctccacCTCTACTAGCATTATCGGTGACCCAAGATTCTCCAGtttcttcaccctctccttccaaTATTCCACTTCGCCAAACTTGTTGAGGAGAAGTCTGTGGATCACTTCACACTGGTTGGCGTGGAAGAACAGGGCATCCCCCTTGTGACGGTCTTGTCGCCTTCCTTCTGGGAAACTAGGCGACGCAGGAGCGACCTGGAAGTTTCGATGAATTCAGTCGCTGTGCGAGTATCGTCTTCGGAGGGGTTTCTATTGGGGATGGACATTGTTGTACCTAGTGGGATGGCGCTACTTGGACTGGTCCTGTGTTGATATGTGAGTTGCAGGTGCTGGGGTTGATAGGGGTTGGTATGATGGGAAACATTGGGAGAAGGGGACTGAGATGAAAAAGGTAGATATTCAttgggatggtggagatCACTCACCTGGGCCGAGAATACTCACGAAGCGGGCGATGTTGGCTGGTCTTTGTTTCTCTGTGATTGTGAACGATAGTTGACTCATGTATTGATATTTGTGTGTACAGCAGCAACTTGCTCAACCACCTACTGCCTCAGACCCTACTTCTTAGATCCGGTTGAGcacccttctcccccagTGCTCCCAACAGGTGCGTCCTCGCGCGTCTTGTGCAGCCGCTTGATAAGACTTTTCCACGCTGTCATCTCTTTTGGAGGGAGATAGAGTGTTAAGCCGTTGAATTGCGCGACAGAATATACGTTTGACTTGTTCTctcccttcttttcttcgCTCCTccaagggggtgggggttactggtggtggcagtgcTCTTAGGTGGCGGCTTCCGCGACTTCGAGCCATTCGGTTGCGATCAAGGCAAGCTGGTGCCAGTAGGCCGCCCATTGTAAGAGGGCTGCGGCGGCCTCTTCGTCGCTGAGACCGCCGATGTTAAGGTTTAACCAtttggttgttgatgtgaggACAGCGACGGAGGGGTGAGTGGTGGAATAGTaagaaggggggagtgggCTTCTGTTAGCATTGCTGTCGTCATATGGTAGTCGAATTCCTAAATGATAGAAGTGCCAAGTAGAAGAATATTGGAATGAAGAGTTTGGGAGGAAGATATCTTATGTATTGCGAAGGGTGAGAGGAGTTATTTCCTGGAGTCAACAGGTTCAGTCAATGTCAGTCACGTCAAAACCAGTCATTAGCAGAATACATCAAGCGGGGATCAACCTCAATAGCAGAACATGTCAAGCGAATTAACCCATGCTGACCCGTGTCACAATGCTACGGATGAGCAAGCTGTAATCTGAAGATGGTAGGTTCCGGTCCCTGTCCTGGAATCTCCGAGGGCAGCAGGATACGTCGGTGGCTGCTTCGGAACCGAGAAACAGAGTTCGGAAATTTAGAGTTTTTGCTCTTGGGcgtgaggttgatgagccTGTTTTCTCCCGCAAAACTACATACAATATCGCTCGTCAACAACTTCGCTTCTCTGCAATCCCTCATGGTCCTTGTCTCCCAACCAACAGTCCCGGCCAAAATGGCCCAAGAAATTTCCACCAAAATTCAAGCCTTCCGACCTCGTTGACATCCACCCGACCACTGAATACTTCTATGAATGGGAACACGACGCTTGGAAGGCATACTACGAGACTGCCGTCTGTGACAAGAGCACCGTTGAAGACAAAGAAAGGGGTTACTCATCGTGGAGGTACTTCATCGAGTTTTCCGAGGAAGCTGTGAGACGGCTACATAAGCAGAAAACTAGGATTCAGAGCCTGGAAAACGAGCTGAAGAAAGCAAGAGCTGAGGGCAACCCTTTTGCACCTACACAATCTATCTCAGTTCCTTCCTCGGCTGCcccttccatctccatcactCCTATTGACACTGAGGATGAAACCCTTGGAACAAACATCCAGCTTTCAACGACGCCCTCACACCTTACTCTGACCATCACGACACCGACTTCGTCATCAGTCTCCATCAGCCATGGAAACGGCGTATCTCTAACTCTTGGGCCAGAGAGACTGGAACAGCGCGCCAAGGATCGCAAAGACTCGATCGACAAGCTTGCTGTCAAGACTCCAACTTCCATCGGAACTGACGCTtcaaccaccactcccactgcTATTCAGACTACCACTTGGACTACcgctccagctgctgctccaaTTATTATTGCGATTGCCAACCCAATAAACACTGCAATATATAGGCTCACCCACCTGAATAGCATTCCGATTCACGCTCCAAGTTGCTCCCAATATATCCAGCTCAACTGCGACCAACACATTCGCCCCTCCAGTCTAGCCTACGTGCGCCTCAGTCAGGGTCATTACACCGCTGATGTTCCATACCTTAATCTACCGACACAAGCCAACTACGGCTGGTGAAAtcttgaagaagagaagTATTTTACGTGCGCGGGATGTTCAACCAACGCAAGATTCAAGGGAATTTAGGGGTCAAGTTATCCGCCTTCTCGTCGTTGATGCTCATGATACTAGTATCTTGCAAGTGTAACGGCAACAGGCCAAGTTGCAAAGCCCGACATTTGAACAGAGAAGAAGTGAGGTCTAGCAGGGGAAAACAAACTATCTAGCACATTTTCAATTTGAAAGAATGTCCATCAGCTTGAGATGGCTAGTGTTTTCTCCCGTAAACTGTGTCAGCTGTTCCTGATCTGATTGACGCTTGGATTTTATACACAGCTACAGAACCTAAGGTTATCTTTCCTTTGATTTTCTCTTGGTGGGCCCGTAGTTTGTATGTTTTTTATAGTGTATACCAGCTCACGAACTGCCTCATAGATAAGGTAGGGGCGCTTCATCTCCCAGGCAGTTAAACTGCTGCATGGAAAATAAGCAAACATGAGCTTACGTGACCGGGCCGCATTATGGGCAGACCCTACACACAGCACCCCGAAAGGCAGTTGCTACATGTTGATTATTATTTTTCTCCATATTTACCTACAGCAGATTATATAtacacaacccccttccttcccccctttaTTTCTTCTCAAAAGCCTTCTGCCTCTGCGCATACTCCTTGACAATCACACTACAGCTCGTCTCGGCACaaagcctcttcctcctcctcacatccAACTTGTCCGCAAACTCCAACCCCGacgccctctccaccacctccaacggGACCTCGAACTCTTGAAGAGGTTTGCTATTAGAAATAACCGCATTGGGCAGCACAAAcgcccccaccgccaccggccCATCTTTCgagtccttctcctcggcaaaGATGACCTTGTAAAAATGCGTCGGCACCGCCACGTTCGGCGCCGGGCTGCCCACCACCTCGTACTTGACGTACCACTTcccgtcctcctcttttcttgGCAGATACAACGGCcccgtcaccaccctcacacTGGGGTACTTGCTTGTTAGCCTCCGACAGAAATCCTCAAAATGCGCCCAGTAATCCCTGTTgaacccctccccgacctGGGGGCACATGTTGCTGAGGTAAAACGTCTCGTCCATGGCGGACTGGGACCACTTGCAGTCCGCGGCGGGGACTTGGTGGCCGCGGTCGTAGCCGGAGCGGAAATAGTCTTTGAGTTTGGCGCGGAATTTttcggggatggaggggtctTCGAGGAATTGAGAGTTTTTGCGGTCGCCGgatttgagggagagggattggggggttaTGTGCTCTGCTACCCAGTGGGGGTTGCGGGTGCGGCGGTCGtaggaggagatgaaggaggtgCGGGAGGCGAGGTCGGAGGTGGGGCCGGGGAAGCCGTAGTCGAAGAGACCCGAGGggttgacgggggaggggccggaggggggtttggatgGGGGTTTGGCACCgggagcggcggcggcgggggagggagaagaaggggccCTGGGGCcttcgggggaggaggaggaggacttgttgaagagggcggctgtggctgctgctccgaCTGctgcgccggcgccggcgacgATGGCGAAGGTTACTTTTgacatggtggtgttgcggttGAAGAGGTGGCCACACCGCTGAAGAGTGTCTATCAAGGTTGTCTCAGCctttggatggtggtggtggtgggtgggcaAGGCTGTCTTGGAAAAAATTCCCGTGATTTGTTGATCGGCAGTAAAAAGACCCCTGCAAGGCACCGTGGGGTCAGACAGATTCAAGCATTCGACCCCACCGAGCCTCATCGATTAAAGAAGTGGAAGATCATGAATTATCTGTATGGGAACACAAGTGGGATAGAAGCATGGTTCGCATGGGAGTTAATTAGCTCTAGTTACACGATAGTGCCCACGAGGCGATGCTTTTCTGTAGCACAGGCGACACAATGGCCACGTCGAGACACCTTCTTCAGCAAACCATCAAGGTGCCCGCTGAGGAGTGAGGTCAGCCCTGTTGGTGATTGGCAATGGAGGCTGGGCGGTCAAAGAGACCCTTGTTCCACAGCTATGGCGGGGGATGGGCGCAACTCTCCACGGCggagtttgatgatgatgacgatgatgccaTGGGGTGGGATCTGGATGcagtgggggagggagttcTGCTTATCTTTCAAatcatttttttttgtctctgCCGCACATATGACACCCGGCACATTGGCCAACAAGCAAGGCCGCCTTATCGCTTCAAAGAGGGTGTTCAGACGGCCAAGTCATAGATAGAGTATTACCTGCTCGAGTTGGCATTTCTCCGGGGAGCGATCGGAGGCTTAGTCTCGAAGGacagagaagaggaaggtcGCTTTTTGACAAGTACCGAAAGAAGGCAAAAGGCCATCGAGGTTCTCAAAGCCTACCCACCTTTTGCCGCATGACACCCACGACAACCTAACTGGGGTTCCTTTTGTTCgcctcccgcccccctcgTTTCCTGATTACCTTCCATTCATTCCTTTGATTCTGATCCCAACATTGTCGAATGTCAATCTTTCTTCGACTGCACCAAATCCGTAATCCAGACACCGGAGCTAGACCTACCGACAGAGAACAACCACCTTGAAAGCCGCGAGTCAGGGTTCCTCGTCCCCCACAAACCGTTTGCAaagaccaaaaaaacaaaaacaaaaacagacACCAACGGACCTAGATAGTATtcgagcgagcgagcgagcggACTGCACCCAGTTCATCATGGTCCAAGGCGACCTTAACAATGACACGAGGGGATGGATAATGTGTGCGGTGAGCGGTATAGGTGCGTGACGCAATCATTCCCGAGGGCCGTTTGGTCGTGTAGGACGCCATGCGACGAGCAGTTCTCACCGTTTTGAAGGCGGATTCCTGTCAATTGTTTGTCCACTTCGCTAACCTCGAATTCTCTGTCTAGCATGCATCGCGGGCGCTTCAATAATATGCATCGACGTGTTTGTTCGCCTAATACCCGGCCAGCGCGACTTCCGCATCCAAGAAAGCAATGTCTTCCTCGCATGCTCCCTCAGCTTGAGCTTTGGTGTCATGGTGTTCTCGGCATTGAACAGTATGCTTCCCTCGGCCATGCGCTATCTTCTTAAGGATGAGTGGGACAGGCAAAAGGCGGGATTACTCATGATGGGGTGCTTTGTTGGGGGCTTCTTTGGCATCCAGCTCATATCACACGTCCTGCACCAGTACCTCCCGTCGCACATAGTGGAATGTGACCACACACACGAGGAAATCCCCGACGAAGAGTCCCAAcatcaccggcaccaccaccactcgaGGGCACATTTGCCCCGGCGGCAATCCCGGCGGCCATCGGGTCCCCCGAGCATGGTGGAAGTCAACGAGGCCACCCCGCTACTACCCACCGAACGAAACGCACACATACACACTCCAGTGGTAAACGGCAACGCCGAGCCCGGGGGGGAGGTCATCACCCACTTCCCCAGCATCGACACCCGCCGACCCTCCGAGTCTAGAAgaccctccttcttctctaaGCGAGTAATGTCCTTCTTCAAGGACACGAAACCAAACTGCGACGAAGACGGGCCCTGCTTCGGATACACGGACCCTTGTGGACAAGAATGCTTTAAGCACGTTAACGGCCGCACGGCACTGTCCCGGAACGCCACGATCAAGTCCATCCCCACGACCATCGCCGAAGACCACGTTGAGTCGGTGAccagctcccaccaccacagccataACATCAGCCGCTCCCATTCCTGTGCCTCTCTCCacgatcaccaccaccaccaccaccatg includes:
- the ZRT3 gene encoding Zinc transporter (EggNog:ENOG503NZD6; COG:P), with the protein product MVQGDLNNDTRGWIMCAVSGIACIAGASIICIDVFVRLIPGQRDFRIQESNVFLACSLSLSFGVMVFSALNSMLPSAMRYLLKDEWDRQKAGLLMMGCFVGGFFGIQLISHVLHQYLPSHIVECDHTHEEIPDEESQHHRHHHHSRAHLPRRQSRRPSGPPSMVEVNEATPLLPTERNAHIHTPVVNGNAEPGGEVITHFPSIDTRRPSESRRPSFFSKRVMSFFKDTKPNCDEDGPCFGYTDPCGQECFKHVNGRTALSRNATIKSIPTTIAEDHVESVTSSHHHSHNISRSHSCASLHDHHHHHHHGHAHEESLSHSHSHTTDPTDASSISSCCSHPSEPEDNDHQQHHHHVPTNAFLAIGLQTVIAIAVHKLPEGFITYATNHVNSALGFNVFMALFVHNIAEGFAMSLPLYMALGSRFKAIAWSSLLGGLSQPLGASIAVVWFKIANRQQLEINATAYAVIFAVTAGIMTSVGLQLFAESLGLGHDRRLSIFWGVVGMVVLGGCNSLVEGH
- the NUC1 gene encoding nuclease (COG:F; EggNog:ENOG503NUPM; BUSCO:EOG092645MK), with amino-acid sequence MRLGGVECLNLSDPTVPCRGLFTADQQITGIFSKTALPTHHHHHPKAETTLIDTLQRCGHLFNRNTTMSKVTFAIVAGAGAAVGAAATAALFNKSSSSSPEGPRAPSSPSPAAAAPGAKPPSKPPSGPSPVNPSGLFDYGFPGPTSDLASRTSFISSYDRRTRNPHWVAEHITPQSLSLKSGDRKNSQFLEDPSIPEKFRAKLKDYFRSGYDRGHQVPAADCKWSQSAMDETFYLSNMCPQVGEGFNRDYWAHFEDFCRRLTSKYPSVRVVTGPLYLPRKEEDGKWYVKYEVVGSPAPNVAVPTHFYKVIFAEEKDSKDGPVAVGAFVLPNAVISNSKPLQEFEVPLEVVERASGLEFADKLDVRRRKRLCAETSCSVIVKEYAQRQKAFEKK